The following are encoded in a window of Elusimicrobiota bacterium genomic DNA:
- a CDS encoding class I SAM-dependent rRNA methyltransferase has product MTDAAKAAPEAAVAEKPLRIILNPDRDKRVKAGHLWIFSNEIKEVLSDHPPVPGDLGVVVTAGGTSLGMAFYNPNSLIGGRVITRDPKEIIDEGFFRRRLAEAIAYREKALPGETSYRLCYGESDGLPGLVVDRYGQYLVLQVMSAGIERRMPWIQAALEELVKPKGIFLKNDHKVRALEGLPLECRTLTGTVPERVPITENGLRFAAPLGEGQKTGHYFDQRENRAFLRPYFSGRSVLDLYCYTGGFAIAAAKGGAKSVLALDSSGPAVQLARENAKFNGVDGIVSADEGDAETVLESFARGQQPFKPDMIVLDPPSLVPAKKHLPQALRLYTKLNAQAMRALPKGGLLVTATCSHHVSREDFVLMLRNAQAKAERPMRFVTLRGQALDHPILLSMPETEYLHFALLEMI; this is encoded by the coding sequence ATGACTGACGCCGCCAAAGCCGCGCCCGAAGCCGCCGTCGCCGAGAAGCCGCTGCGCATCATCCTCAACCCGGACCGCGACAAGCGCGTCAAGGCGGGGCACCTCTGGATCTTCTCCAACGAGATCAAGGAGGTCCTGTCGGACCACCCTCCCGTGCCGGGCGACCTCGGCGTCGTCGTGACCGCCGGCGGGACCTCGCTCGGCATGGCGTTCTACAACCCGAACAGCCTCATCGGCGGCCGCGTGATCACCCGCGACCCGAAAGAGATCATCGACGAAGGCTTTTTCAGACGGCGCCTGGCCGAGGCCATCGCGTACCGGGAGAAGGCGCTGCCGGGCGAGACGTCCTACCGTCTCTGCTACGGCGAGTCGGACGGGCTTCCCGGTCTCGTCGTGGACCGCTACGGCCAGTACCTCGTGCTCCAGGTGATGTCCGCCGGCATCGAGCGCCGCATGCCGTGGATCCAGGCCGCGCTCGAGGAGCTGGTCAAGCCGAAGGGCATCTTCCTCAAGAACGACCACAAGGTGCGGGCCCTCGAGGGCCTTCCCCTCGAATGCCGGACCTTGACGGGCACGGTCCCCGAGCGCGTTCCGATCACGGAGAACGGCCTGCGCTTCGCGGCGCCCCTCGGCGAGGGCCAGAAGACCGGCCACTACTTCGACCAGCGCGAGAACCGCGCCTTCCTGCGGCCTTACTTCTCGGGGCGCAGCGTGCTCGACCTGTACTGCTACACCGGCGGCTTCGCGATCGCCGCGGCCAAGGGCGGGGCGAAGTCGGTGCTCGCGCTCGACAGCTCGGGCCCCGCGGTGCAGCTCGCCCGGGAGAACGCGAAGTTCAACGGCGTGGACGGGATCGTGTCGGCCGACGAGGGCGACGCGGAGACGGTGCTGGAGTCGTTCGCGCGCGGCCAGCAGCCCTTCAAGCCCGACATGATCGTGCTGGACCCGCCGAGCCTCGTGCCGGCCAAGAAGCACCTGCCGCAGGCCCTGCGCCTGTACACGAAGCTCAACGCCCAGGCGATGCGCGCCCTGCCCAAGGGCGGCCTGCTCGTCACGGCGACGTGCTCGCATCACGTCTCGCGCGAGGACTTCGTGCTGATGCTGCGCAACGCGCAGGCGAAGGCCGAGCGGCCGATGCGCTTCGTGACTTTGCGCGGCCAGGCGCTCGACCATCCGATCCTGCTGTCGATGCCGGAGACGGAGTACCTGCACTTCGCCCTGCTGGAGATGATCTAA
- a CDS encoding adenylosuccinate lyase: MIPRYTRPAMGEIWSDDNRLRAMLRVEEELLKAIAPEKGVPASELKTLRKLLEKSLLDASRRKESSAGHEVIGMLAAVAGELKKTAPKVDRYLHFGMTSSDVLDTSMALQLRDSADLLVAGVEAVLKRLKALAKKHERTWMVGRTHGVHAEPITFGIKVAGWHAEGLRCLRRLRAARELIAYGKVSGAVGAFSQLSPEVEAKVLDALGLRPEPVSTQVVPRDRYAEYFHSLVLTACFVERIALEIRHLQKTEVLELEEPFSDGQKGSSAMPHKRNPVLCENLCGLARLIRTYESAVTENCALWHERDISHSSNERMIIPDAHIALDFMLHRLEQVLDGLQVFPENMKRNLDKMNGLVFSQKVLLRLIDAGLGRLEAYDLVQRNAMKTWKDGRPLREHLAGDPDVSKRLSAKELDACFSLEPYGASAREILKRGGCL, encoded by the coding sequence ATGATCCCACGCTACACCCGCCCCGCGATGGGCGAGATATGGTCCGACGACAACCGCCTGCGCGCGATGCTGCGCGTCGAGGAGGAGCTGCTCAAGGCGATCGCCCCGGAGAAGGGCGTGCCCGCCTCCGAGCTCAAGACCTTGCGCAAGCTGCTCGAGAAGTCCCTGCTCGACGCCTCCCGCCGCAAGGAGTCGAGCGCCGGCCACGAGGTCATCGGCATGCTCGCGGCCGTCGCCGGCGAGCTGAAGAAGACCGCTCCCAAGGTCGACCGCTACCTGCACTTCGGGATGACCTCCTCCGACGTGCTCGACACCTCGATGGCGCTGCAGCTGCGCGACTCGGCCGACCTGCTCGTCGCCGGCGTCGAGGCCGTACTCAAGCGCCTGAAGGCCCTGGCCAAGAAGCACGAGCGCACCTGGATGGTCGGCCGCACCCACGGCGTCCACGCCGAGCCCATCACCTTCGGCATCAAGGTCGCCGGCTGGCACGCCGAGGGCCTGCGCTGCCTGCGCCGGCTGCGCGCCGCGCGCGAGCTCATCGCCTACGGGAAGGTCTCCGGCGCCGTCGGCGCGTTCTCTCAGCTCTCGCCCGAGGTCGAGGCGAAGGTCCTCGACGCGCTCGGCCTGCGCCCCGAGCCGGTCTCGACCCAGGTCGTGCCGCGCGACCGCTACGCCGAGTACTTCCACTCGCTCGTGCTGACCGCCTGCTTCGTCGAGCGCATCGCCCTCGAGATCCGGCACCTGCAGAAGACGGAGGTCCTCGAGCTCGAGGAGCCGTTCTCCGACGGGCAGAAGGGGTCTTCCGCGATGCCCCACAAGCGCAACCCGGTGCTGTGCGAGAACCTGTGCGGCCTCGCGCGCCTGATCCGCACCTACGAGTCGGCGGTGACGGAGAACTGCGCGCTGTGGCACGAGCGGGACATCTCGCACTCCTCGAACGAGCGCATGATCATCCCCGACGCCCACATCGCCCTCGACTTCATGCTCCATCGTCTCGAGCAGGTGCTCGACGGCCTGCAGGTGTTCCCGGAGAACATGAAGCGCAACCTCGACAAGATGAACGGCCTCGTCTTCTCGCAGAAGGTCCTGCTGCGCCTCATCGACGCCGGCCTCGGCCGCCTCGAGGCGTACGACCTCGTGCAGCGCAACGCGATGAAGACCTGGAAGGACGGCCGCCCGCTGCGCGAGCACCTGGCGGGCGACCCCGACGTGTCGAAGCGCCTGTCCGCCAAGGAGCTCGACGCCTGCTTCTCGCTCGAGCCCTACGGCGCTTCCGCCCGCGAGATCCTCAAGCGGGGAGGCTGCCTCTAG
- a CDS encoding MFS transporter — protein MTKPKTALNALLLCHGVLVAGFALSFPFLTLYFHEQRGMPMGLVGLAVSGAIAAAAVGQALGGELADVWGCKRVMVLSVASRAAFTALLAAGVAGEWPVAVIVAVHVLGAFLGHFYSPAVRAWIAHEHPAGGRARAYGALRVAQNAAWAVGPAIGGFMAGYSYAFMFAATSAMCLLCVGLLLGLVPAAPAARSGEGFAWSGSLTAARDPRFLELGILSLLVTCSMSQLVAPLSVHATAHGGLATAEVGFLFGVNGALVVLFQRAATRAVERVALTRAAAAGCLFYLAGWSWVGFARGWWPLALGMAIVTLGEIVVSPSVESVAANLAPAGLKGRYLGFHGLLQSLGQALGPLFGGLGYEHFSGRWTPVPWLAAGALAGAAGWGFHRLGRSLDRAEEGLVLQEVA, from the coding sequence CAGCGGGGGATGCCGATGGGCCTCGTCGGGCTCGCGGTCAGCGGCGCGATCGCGGCGGCGGCGGTCGGTCAGGCGCTCGGCGGGGAGCTCGCCGACGTGTGGGGCTGCAAGCGCGTGATGGTCCTGTCGGTCGCCTCCCGGGCGGCGTTCACCGCGCTGCTGGCGGCGGGCGTCGCCGGGGAATGGCCGGTGGCCGTCATCGTCGCCGTGCACGTCCTCGGCGCGTTCCTCGGTCATTTTTATTCCCCGGCGGTGCGCGCGTGGATCGCGCACGAGCATCCGGCCGGAGGGCGCGCCCGCGCGTACGGCGCGCTGCGCGTCGCTCAGAACGCGGCGTGGGCCGTCGGCCCGGCGATCGGCGGCTTCATGGCGGGGTACTCGTACGCGTTCATGTTCGCGGCGACCTCGGCGATGTGCCTGCTCTGCGTCGGGCTGCTCCTCGGCCTCGTGCCCGCGGCGCCCGCGGCCCGTTCCGGCGAGGGCTTCGCCTGGAGCGGGAGCCTGACGGCGGCCCGCGACCCGCGCTTCCTGGAGCTAGGGATCCTGAGCCTGCTCGTGACCTGCTCGATGTCCCAGCTCGTCGCGCCGCTGTCGGTGCACGCGACGGCCCACGGGGGCCTCGCCACGGCCGAGGTCGGCTTCCTGTTCGGGGTCAACGGAGCCCTCGTCGTCCTGTTCCAGCGGGCGGCCACGCGCGCCGTCGAGCGGGTCGCGCTCACCCGGGCCGCCGCCGCGGGCTGCCTGTTCTACCTCGCCGGCTGGTCCTGGGTCGGCTTCGCGCGCGGCTGGTGGCCGCTCGCGCTCGGCATGGCGATCGTGACGCTCGGCGAGATCGTCGTCTCCCCGAGCGTCGAATCGGTCGCGGCCAACCTCGCGCCGGCCGGGCTCAAGGGCCGCTATCTCGGTTTTCACGGCCTGCTGCAGTCGCTCGGCCAGGCGCTCGGCCCGCTGTTCGGCGGCCTCGGCTACGAGCATTTCAGCGGACGCTGGACGCCCGTGCCGTGGCTGGCCGCGGGCGCGCTCGCGGGCGCGGCCGGCTGGGGCTTCCATCGCCTCGGACGCAGCCTCGACCGCGCCGAGGAAGGTCTCGTTCTACAGGAGGTCGCATGA